Part of the Citrus sinensis cultivar Valencia sweet orange chromosome 2, DVS_A1.0, whole genome shotgun sequence genome, CATGCTTTGATTGAAGCAGGTTTCTGGGCCTTGTTGGGAAACGTTTTGggttttactaaatttaatgtcctaataaaatattaaatcataaaaatttcaaaaagaaaaaacatagGAAAATGATACTTGCACCGGATCAAATCCCGAATTAAACGCGTCGTTTTACTCAAGCAAAAAATGCACCATTTTTGCCAAGTTAGTTTATTTACCATTTCCGTGCTCATAACCCAAGTTATTTTCCCTTGCCATCACGCGTGAAATTACGCACAACTCACAACTATTCAGAATCCACAATACGCTTGCAAATCAGCCACTGCCACTACCACCAACGACAACCATCACACGACGACCATACCAACGTGATACTTCTACACTTGGAGTAGTGCTTCgatttttggttgattttaaTCCTTCCGGGTTTTATTTGTCATCCAAGTATCTCATCAATTCGTCACAATGCCCACTGACTCTTTACTATAAACCACATTGTGTatacaatcaaaattttctggAGAAGGATTTGGTCGACATCGTCATTATCCTGAATTAAAGCGGCTTCTTCCTAAATTTACTTTGGTTTCTGGACAAGAAGATGCAGTTAAACTTGCTAAGCTGTTGCATGCCAAGTGTATATCAATAACCTCAACCTTTGAAGCTAAGGCAACAACAATTTATTGTATgtttatgtgttttatttcCTCCTTTGTTTTACAGGTTTATTGTACCAATGAAAAATGGAGATCTTGATAGCAAAGTGTTGTGAGTATAATTCAGACTGAAGGAATAGTTGaatcattcaaaaaaaattgactttgaGTTGATTCCTTCAAAAAACTATCATTTGATTTTTCCTCCTCGTCACACTTGCTGATGGTGAAATTTTGAGTTGATTCCTtcaatgtttcaagtttttccTATGAGATCTAGCTTGCATTTTGAAGAATGAAGTTTGACTGTAAAGCTAAAACGGCGTAGGTTTACTGAAAGAGCTgtgtaaaagagaaaaaaaagagttgttATTGTGAGTCTCAAAACGACATcgttttattgaattttcgGGACTTGTCCCGGGATTTGACCCGGGTAAATAGGAGCTCTGAAAAACATATCATTCgtattgaaataaaaagcttTAATATTCTGTTGAGCCCGTATAAGCGCCCATGATTAGAATCACCCACGGACCCACCGAGatttggaaaattattaaccGTTGGATTGAAATCAACCAAAACAACGAACGGCGCCGATGCCCATCTTTTAAATCCGACGATAGAAAGTAAAACTCCACTGTCTTTACGAGCAACATCTATACTTATCTCTTTAGGATACAAGTAAAataaaccaaacaaaaatacTCGGATCGAATTCGATCTCTTTCTTTCGCTATTTCTAGGGTTTCACGTCTGTGGTCTAGAGCAATCAATTtgggtttttctttttcttttttctttttcccaatCAGACAACAAAATCAAACGATGCCGCAGAGGCACTCAAAGAACAATAACGATCTCGCCTTTTTCACGTACGATGAGAAGCGTAAGCTCGGATATGGCACGCAGAAGGAGCGGCTCGGCAAGGACTCGATAAAGCCCTTTGATGCATGTTGCCTTTGCTTGAAGCCGTTTATCGATCCCTTGTGTTGCCAGAAAGGCCACATCTACTGTAAAGAGTGCATTCTCGAGTGCCTTCTCTCCCAGAAAAAAGACATTCAAAGGTTTGCTTGCCTTCTGCCGTGACTACAtacttctatttttctttttcttttacttttacttttaataattttacgagttattttttttatttttatgcacaAGATTTAGAAATTCCGATACAGCTATGGTTATTACACCTGATTGGGTACAGTGGAGCTTGTAGGCACAAAACTCAATTGTATTTCATGTgaatataatgaaaatcaaatcatACTATGGAGCCCCTCCACATGAATCTTAAAACAGTTAATGGAAATTGGAATGATCAAATCATAAAGTAGACTTGTTAGTAGCATACAAGTTAACAAACATGCTTCAACGCAAGTATGTGCTGTTAACTACTGTAACTTAAAATGAGGTATGTATGCTAGTGATTTATGCCAGGGGAACAGATTAAGCATGGAAGTTATAACTTCGTGTTTTCCACTGATTTGATTTGAGAAATGCTGTATTCATTGATTTCTATTAGATTGGGTGTATGAAGTTGCGGTCCAATCAACCACTGAACAGGGAAAGGATTTTTGGAGAACTAAAGACAATCAATTGTTTGTTTGCAATTGTAATAGTGGAATCACCCAATAAGATAATGGTACATGACAAGTAGAACATAAGTGTTTTTGGATCACTTAAAATCGTGtgcaattttcttttactctAAATGTTTACGGATctatatttttcacttgttaCCATAATTATATGAAGTGATGATTGATTTGCAGTTTTATGCTCTTAATTGTGTTAATACATTTAGAACATTAGTGTTTTTGGAATCGATATTCatatgtttttttaatcaaataattcttctctttttcataTATGTTTATTGGCTATTGTGATATGAGTTTTTGGTTTGTGTACATTTTTTAAGAATCTTTTGCCGAGGTATCACTTGCCTTTTGTTGGTAGAAGCTTGGGAAACTCATTCCAAAGTTTGTTCCAAAGTATCCTAACAGTTTCCAGTCTCTGTTTCTCCTTACCTTTTAGGAACATATAATTTGGTTTACTTCAATCGAGAATCTTCATTTAAACTTTTGCTTCTGTTGGGTCATTTGTTGGAAATCTgagttatttataaatgacAATTGCACTGTAATGGAACATATATTTTAgagggaaaaacaaaatttctgGTTGTTTAGTTGAATGCTTATGCAATAGCTGCCATGTACTCGTCCCTCGAGCATTAGTTTTCTGAAAGAGAACGAAGGAAGTAGAACATTCTACACATTTCTTGATTAATGTTTTGATGAGCAGTCTGCTTAGTTTTCCTATTATCTTGTGAATTCCATGCCAAAGAGcttattttcccttttcctGGCAGAAAGCTAGTTGCCCATGCTGCTCAGCAGAAGCAGGAgaaggaagaggaagaagagagGTTGATGTTGCAGAAAGCCAGGGAGCTTGATGCATTTGATCAGCAAAACCATGGTGCTGTACCACAGTACAATGATAGAAATCATAGCCAAGACAAGAATGGCTTCCATGGGGCAAATAGTGTGAAAGTCACATCTTACGAAGAGGAAGCCCTCCGAACAATGAAAGCATTTTGGCTGCCTTCTGCTACCCCTGAGGCTCCTGTTAAGGTTGAGGCCCCCTCCGCTAGCACAATATGTCCAGAAGGCAAGGAGAAACTGAAGCTGAAATCCCTCTTCCCTGTCTACTTCACCGAAGACAAGAGTGAAGAGAAGAAATCCAGTTCTAATGATAAGTCTTTTATCTGCCCCAGCTGCAAGGTTACCTTGACCAACACATTGTCCCTCGTGGCCCTTAGCTCTTGTGGGCATGTCTTCTGCAAGAAATGTGCTGACAAGTTTATGGCCGTTGATAAGGTTTGTTTGGTGTGCAATAAGCCATGTAAAGAGAGAAACCTGGTGAATGTGGAAAAAGGAGGGACAGGGTTTGCTGCCCATGGTGATCGACTGGAAGCAAGAGACTTCAAGCATTTGGGTAGTGGTTCGGGATTGGGGCTGGTGAGACCTGCAGCCAAGACATAATACTTTTTGCTAATTCAATTTTGTGTGAATTGCTCTTTGGCCAAaataggggaaaaaaaaggaaaaaaaaattgcactCAATGGCCCCTgctaatgtaatttaaattagcATATTCTTCACGTGTTGCtgttatattacattataaatatGGTTCTTGTGCAATTCTCTTCATGTGTTGCAGTTATATTGTTTCTTGTGCAATTCAAACTGATCAATAGACGTGAGCAATTTACTCCTGCAATCTTTTGTCGATGATATCTTTAGCCAAATTCTTGCCAATAGTTTTGTGCTGCTGTCGGGGTGGTGGCGAGATTGCTTCATCTCTCCGTGCTTGCTTGCTGTCATATCAACTTGCTTGCATgaggtttttcttttttggaaaattcAACCTTGTATGAGATTGCTTCATTATTTTGCTGTCGGCCGCATCATTATTTAATGCGGCGGCAAATCGGCAGCGTAAAGGTTATTGCCTATCTTGTGAATTTGAAGGAACACGATTCTCTCATGATTTTAGTattattgagtttttaatgatattttattatgtattttttagtGGTAGTGTATgtataagatttaatttttttatttttttatttattaacatcAATAAGTGATTGAGTTATTTGCTCAGGACATGATCAGATCAAGAGAGAATCATTATTCACTTTAAAAATAGAAGAGAACAACAACCAAAACtcccaaaatataatttatatggaCCACGAAAATTCTCCAAGGAAATAGAATtcaaaaaatacttaaatgtAGGGACTAGGTCcgaatatgaaaaataggtAGAATTGATATTCCTCCAACACTAAAAGAATGAGAGTTGATATTTGAATTGAACTgtaatatgattatttaataaaatcgctgattgtggattttattagggctttaattataatatatcaatataaaataaaaaaagaagaatcatcaaatGCAGTACAGTTGACGAATGTCATGTCTTGATTGCGACCACAAGGTCATGATTATTTGAATCCTTGAATGAGGTCCCGTTTCAGACTAATGCGTGGCGGCTGAGCTGCTGGGCTGCCAAAGCCCACCTACCCAATGTTTGCCCGGTCAGTATTTTCAATCCAGTATACAGAGTGAAATAGCCATATTACCCTtgtaaagtaaaatataattatatcgtaataaattgtaatttattgtatttaatgaacattaatctaattataatatttataaaaatagtaaatcaaCAGTCGGCGACTTGGTGGCAAAATCAAAATGTGCCCGTCACAACACATTCAATATCGTTGAACTGtatttcttgtaatttatcCTATGGTGGGATCATCGACGTCAAAGGAGCAGCAAAGAAGCCACAATTGTTGCCTGGCCGGCCAAATGCGTAGCTGTTGCCTTCGTAACACCGCCGTCAAGTGGTGGTGATTTACGGCACACCCACCAACTAAATATGGCTTCCGGTTTGACGCACTCTTTGAATCAATAGGTGGTGCGTCGTAACTCGTTGCTCTTTCACGGCGGCCTTATAGTTTTACTATAgcttaaaaaatacataacttttttttaggttattgattttatttcacaataattatagcttaaaaataaaacacttcAATTCCAAATAAGGCGTAAGATATGAAATCCAAAGTGTCAGGTATGATCTGGTTCCAAACTTGGGCTGAGTGTTGCAGGCAAAGTTGAAACATGGATGATTTTCAAAAGAGTTAGCTTCCCACACccttttaaaattcttataacaccctattttaaattttatttcttaaaatattctaatttaatttataaaatacaaatctatatattaaaattagaaaaaaaatcctctCTTGATATAAACTCtcattagtttttaaaaatctcgTGTCATGTGTGTTTAAGTGATAGTGTAtggatataatttaatttattttattttattaactaccaATCACCATATGTATATTTGCTCACGAGAATATCAAATTACGAGAGAATCTTGatccttaaaattaattatgtttttcataaaatttcatcctgaaaataagtatttcttttaggttttaatttataaaatccatataaattctaaaatgttaaataatttttttcttattatatattttttatctccATCACTCtaaattcttataattttctaaaagaatttaattatataaaatataaattatgaaatgaggtggatttaaaaaattttattaaaagaaaagtaatttaactatttaattgaatttttttctaaaaataaataaataatctaatctttgattatttaagtaatttcaataaaaaaaaccaaactCCCTCACTAATCAACTTGCAACAAAATGGCTTCTTGCACGTGGGGCGGTTGTTATTTTAGATAAGAGTCATACAAAACTTTATcgggaataataataatatggttTCAACAAACACTGCAGaaaaggatatatatatatatatgaaaaatcaGTGGTGCAATGTAGTATTGTGTTATAGTTGTATCTAATCGTTGGATGTCAGTAGATTccaccaataataataataatatggttTCAACAAACACTGCAGaaaaggatatatatatatatataagaaaaatttgtgGTGCAACTGTAGTATTGTGTTATAATTGTATCCAATCGTTAGATGTCAGTAGACTCCACCAATCTAAATACATTCAACAGCTAGATATAACTGTGACACAATATCAAAGTTGTATAGTAACCTgatcatatttatataaaatcacATATGAGCCACGCGGGTCCCGCCACCCAGCCTGACACTGCTGTCCACTCCAAGTCGAAACCAACCGATGATcatgctttttctttcttaataaTATTCCAAAGCCTACCACTACCagtattatcattattattatcttctaTTCTTATCATGACATCTAACTTTAATTATagattctttttaaaaatagataacCTAACCTAACTTCAACAGCATTTTAAATGTGAATATGGTTCTGACTTCTGAGCACGAAACTGAATTTTTAGGCTAATAAACGGCGGTTGCAACTTTCAGGGGCTGTTAATAGATCCTCCAAagataatacttttttttttccccaattgGGAGGTTCTTATATTAGAGCGTTAATTATTTGTTCAGTAATCACGGGTAGTGGTGATTGTATTGTATTGGTAGTGATCCTCTCCTATATTTGAAATCCAACGTGGCAACAGCTGTATCGTCAATTAATGAGCCGCACTGGGCCCCACTCTCCCTCATTAATTGCCCGCCATCGGCCGAACTTCCTAACACACACAGTCGTCGTCACTATCCCTCCCCTCGCCGAACTCTAAATAAAGCAAACCCtccattattatttgaaaacacGGAAAATGCGAGAATGAGAAAAGCACATTGAAACTTTTCCaagaaatacataaaataacaGCAGGCTCGTTTTCAATTAGCTGAAGCGGGTCGTTTGAAACCGCGAACGAAGGGAGACGACGGCGTATTGATGGCGGAAACGGACAGGCAGCAAGAGAAGGCGGGTGGTGAAGAGGAGGAGAGCTTGCTCGAAGGGATGGCGGTAGTAAATTTCGACGTCCTGTGTTCGACGGTGGCATTGCAAACTCAGGGGAAATGGAGGACACCGGAAGGTGACGGCGCGGACGTTAATATGGACGGAGGTGAGTTCGGCGCCGTTTTGAGGATGTGGGAAGGTGAAGTCCTTGACTGTTTCGATGACCGTCCCATCGCTCTCCAATCCGCCTGGTTAGTCTGTTGCTACTTTCTTTGGatatttgcttttgttttctctaaatgattttttttcccgaaTTAATTAAACCCAAGAcagtaattaaaacaaaattttcttttgttttaaggCAAGTAGCTCGTAGGTGGATTTtgtattgaataatttttgtaatttgatgaattttttttaataatttatagaaatatattaattagggCGTGTTTGGTGTGCTTCTTTAGATATGGGGCTTCAggagtaaaattaaaatcgctTTCTACAAAGGCACCTGAAATTGCTAATTTGAATATCATCTATTGACTGCTTCTACAGAAACCTAAAAACTTTTGGGCAAAAATCATTACGTGTATattagcaaaaaaaatttattgtgctTATGAATAACGGTATGAATAACAGTGTCATTGGTGTTGCAGCTGTCCATGCTACCGGTTCGGGAAGAACATGAGACGGGCTGGTTTTGGTTATTGTTTTGTTCAGGTAAATCTTGCAGCTTTTGGAGAATGCAAATATTATCGtctttgatatatttttatacttgttCTCTAGCACTTAAGAGTTGCAGAATTTGATGTCATTGTTTATGAAGCTGATTTAGTCAGACCCTGAGTttcttattgaaatttttcagGGATCCGCTTATTTCATTCTGGCCATTGGTGCCATTATGAATTTCATTGCTTTCATCGTCACTAGGCGGCATTGCTTTTTGTATTTGGCTATGGCCTTCTTCATTTCTATAGGAGGGTACTTGGGATTTTTGCGAGCGCAGAtgagaaagaaatttaatattttggtgAGTTTGTCGTTGATGCTTCAACATTAGTATGTTGTGTGCACTAGTTTTGTacttttcctcttcttttcaTTCAGTTTTTTGTTCCATATTTTAATCATGTACTGGTTCATAATGAGTTTTACATATCAAAGGGATCTTGTAACCcaaaagttatttttgttcatatcattatttttgttcCATATTATTGATGAGTTGAACCTTGCTAGAATTCTTATCTAATGACTAGTGCACTTTCTGAATCTTATGCCTTTTGATTAATAGTATTTGTTGCATTTGATATGTGTTGAAATCTCTCTTCTtgttttaatggaaaaatttgatggttttcagGGTAGTGATAGTTCTATGGATGACTGCATCTATCATCTTGTCTGCCCTTGCTGCACATTATGTCAGGTATATTTTGTGCCTTCCCTTATTCGCAGAAATCTAGTTTCTTGTTTAAATGGTACTGCAAACTTTTAGAAGTGAGGATATGTCGTCATTTTATAGAATATGTAAATGCGACTTCAATGAAACTTGGCAAACAGTTCATATATCTGAAAATTGATCACgagtatgatttaattatgagCAGGAAGCTAGAACTTTGGAGATGAACAATGTTCAAGATGGCACTTGGCATGGCAGGGGTGATACGATATGCATAGGGAGCTATAGTGAAGGGAATAGAGACTTCTTTAAGCTGCACCAACCCCCCGTCTCAACGAAGTGGCCCGAACGCTGCATCATGCAAAAGAGTAGGGATGTGGTGATCACCCTTGAGCCAGAGAAGCTGTGAATTTCAATAATTGCTCTGTTTATCCCTCCATGGCTGCTGCTGTGTGCAAAAGTACCGACTTCCCGTTTCTTTGCTGAGGGAGCAATATTGTACTGGCTCCATTGACTGATGATTCTTGTCCAAGAGTTAGTAGCAGCCAACAAAGGGAAGAATATAGCCTTGGCTGCCAGATTACCACCCTGCATTTGCAAATCCAGATGCTTACCTGTTCAAACTCTTGATGGAGATATCTCAGGTCCTTGTACATAGTAGAAAAATGGTATTTATTAAGGTGGGGTTTTT contains:
- the LOC102611724 gene encoding E3 ubiquitin-protein ligase CSU1, with translation MPQRHSKNNNDLAFFTYDEKRKLGYGTQKERLGKDSIKPFDACCLCLKPFIDPLCCQKGHIYCKECILECLLSQKKDIQRKLVAHAAQQKQEKEEEEERLMLQKARELDAFDQQNHGAVPQYNDRNHSQDKNGFHGANSVKVTSYEEEALRTMKAFWLPSATPEAPVKVEAPSASTICPEGKEKLKLKSLFPVYFTEDKSEEKKSSSNDKSFICPSCKVTLTNTLSLVALSSCGHVFCKKCADKFMAVDKVCLVCNKPCKERNLVNVEKGGTGFAAHGDRLEARDFKHLGSGSGLGLVRPAAKT
- the LOC102610736 gene encoding protein PLANT CADMIUM RESISTANCE 8, which encodes MAETDRQQEKAGGEEEESLLEGMAVVNFDVLCSTVALQTQGKWRTPEGDGADVNMDGGEFGAVLRMWEGEVLDCFDDRPIALQSACCPCYRFGKNMRRAGFGYCFVQGSAYFILAIGAIMNFIAFIVTRRHCFLYLAMAFFISIGGYLGFLRAQMRKKFNILGSDSSMDDCIYHLVCPCCTLCQEARTLEMNNVQDGTWHGRGDTICIGSYSEGNRDFFKLHQPPVSTKWPERCIMQKSRDVVITLEPEKL